From the genome of Ignavibacteriales bacterium, one region includes:
- a CDS encoding MoxR family ATPase, with protein MTEKIPTNDVQAVQQLADAVKRIKKEIAKVIIGQDKIIDQLLVSLLARGHCLLVGVPGLAKTLLIKTVAEVLDLKFSRIQFTPDLMPSDITGTEIIDEDPITKKRDFRFIQGPVFANLILADEINRTPPKTQSALLEAMQEHKVTAAGVTRTLDEPFFVLATQNPIEQEGTYPLPEAQLDRFMFNLWLDYPNLKEEIEIIKSTTSDYQPELKKVLTADELIGFQKLIKRVPVAENVIEFAVKFVDSTRPTNNANEFIKEHVAWGAGPRASQYLILAAKTKAVMEGRFTPSIDDVSTFLIPVLRHRIIPNFSAEAEGINSVEIINKLM; from the coding sequence TTGACTGAAAAAATTCCTACAAACGATGTTCAAGCGGTGCAACAGCTTGCCGACGCAGTTAAGAGGATCAAAAAGGAAATTGCAAAAGTTATAATCGGTCAGGATAAAATTATAGACCAATTACTAGTCAGTTTACTTGCACGCGGACATTGTTTGCTGGTTGGAGTTCCAGGACTTGCAAAAACATTACTTATTAAGACGGTTGCCGAAGTGCTGGACCTTAAATTCAGTAGAATACAATTTACACCCGATCTCATGCCGAGTGATATTACTGGAACCGAGATAATTGATGAAGATCCAATTACAAAGAAAAGAGATTTCCGCTTCATTCAAGGACCTGTATTTGCGAATTTAATTTTAGCGGATGAAATTAACCGCACACCGCCTAAAACTCAAAGTGCACTTTTAGAAGCAATGCAGGAGCATAAAGTTACTGCTGCAGGAGTAACACGTACACTTGATGAACCATTTTTCGTTTTGGCTACTCAAAATCCAATTGAACAGGAAGGAACATATCCTTTACCGGAAGCGCAGCTGGATCGCTTCATGTTCAATTTGTGGCTGGATTATCCCAATCTAAAAGAAGAAATAGAAATTATTAAATCGACAACTAGTGATTATCAACCTGAACTTAAAAAAGTATTAACGGCAGATGAATTGATCGGCTTCCAAAAATTAATTAAGCGGGTTCCCGTTGCAGAAAACGTAATCGAGTTTGCTGTAAAGTTTGTTGATTCCACTCGTCCAACAAATAATGCAAATGAATTTATAAAAGAACATGTTGCCTGGGGTGCCGGTCCTCGTGCCTCGCAATATCTTATTCTCGCAGCAAAAACAAAAGCTGTCATGGAAGGAAGATTCACTCCCTCGATCGATGATGTAAGTACTTTCCTCATTCCGGTTCTACGACATAGAATTATTCCAAACTTTTCTGCCGAAGCAGAAGGAATTAATTCCGTGGAGATAATTAATAAGTTGATGTAA
- a CDS encoding peptidylprolyl isomerase, translating to MKNCSKHLSSLNNFAVIICIGCFSFTGCSKKETPDKYVVKVNDAVLTEEQIKSALSQESNRGKYRSEFIHDWIENEILYQQAAKEGILEEKKFNSIVEQSKKEIAAALFINKLLSENKIEPTEDELRKYYEANKEEFRLTDDLFRFNIAYLNDFNTAIQFRNMAIENSWNSSLNKYRMESSIISYQSGQLYKKYQLQPTSLLRSVAGLQKDEVSLVIETEPSKFAVVQLTEKLDKDTIPSFDDSKEEVRERLTMIKRKDFLRLYIDKLIEDHNLEIKRYSE from the coding sequence ATGAAGAATTGCAGCAAGCATTTAAGCAGCCTCAATAACTTTGCGGTTATTATTTGTATCGGCTGCTTCAGTTTTACGGGATGCTCTAAGAAAGAGACGCCTGATAAATATGTTGTAAAAGTTAACGATGCCGTTTTAACTGAAGAGCAAATTAAATCGGCACTTTCTCAAGAGAGCAACAGAGGAAAATATCGATCCGAGTTTATTCATGACTGGATTGAAAATGAAATCCTTTATCAACAAGCCGCAAAGGAAGGAATTTTAGAAGAAAAAAAATTCAACTCCATTGTTGAGCAAAGTAAAAAAGAAATTGCGGCGGCCTTATTCATAAATAAATTATTGTCTGAAAATAAAATTGAGCCGACCGAAGACGAACTTAGAAAATATTATGAGGCTAATAAAGAAGAATTTAGATTGACCGATGATCTTTTTCGTTTCAACATTGCTTATCTAAATGATTTCAATACAGCTATTCAGTTTCGTAATATGGCAATTGAAAACAGCTGGAATAGCTCTCTAAATAAGTATAGGATGGAATCATCAATTATTTCTTATCAATCCGGTCAATTATATAAGAAATATCAGCTTCAGCCAACCTCACTTTTAAGGAGCGTGGCCGGACTTCAAAAAGATGAGGTAAGCTTAGTAATCGAAACGGAACCGTCAAAGTTTGCTGTTGTTCAACTTACTGAAAAACTGGATAAAGATACGATCCCTTCTTTTGATGATTCTAAAGAAGAAGTAAGAGAAAGATTGACGATGATCAAGAGAAAAGATTTTTTAAGATTGTACATAGATAAATTAATTGAAGATCACAATTTGGAGATAAAGAGGTATTCCGAATGA
- a CDS encoding site-specific DNA-methyltransferase: MTSVPFNCTSKLNKPKSTRNKTLQLSKKEIDEYSKRIVKLNEKISVKEIINKTINQDLFSALEFLPDKFVDLLIVDPPYNLSKKFNTTSFKEKSIHDYAEWIESFIIKLKRTLKPDASIYFCGDWHTSISIPLVLEKHFIIRNRITWEREKGRGAKQNWKNSSEDIWFCTVSNKFTFNTDTVKLKRKVLAPYRDSDGKPKDWNSNLDGDYRLTHPSNIWNDISVPFWSMAENTDHPTQKPEKLIAKLILASTKKGKIVLDPFLGSGTSSVVAKKLERKYVGIEIDKYYACLAEKRLEASEKINAIQGYKYGVFWERNTVPVSIKPEKRSGNECY; the protein is encoded by the coding sequence ATGACCAGCGTTCCATTCAACTGTACATCTAAATTGAATAAACCAAAATCAACAAGAAATAAAACTCTTCAACTTTCTAAAAAGGAAATCGACGAGTACTCCAAACGGATTGTTAAGTTGAATGAAAAGATTTCTGTAAAAGAAATAATAAATAAAACTATCAACCAAGATTTATTCTCCGCACTTGAATTTCTGCCGGACAAATTTGTTGATTTGCTTATAGTTGATCCGCCTTATAATCTCTCAAAAAAATTCAATACCACTTCATTCAAAGAAAAATCGATCCATGATTATGCCGAATGGATCGAGAGTTTTATTATTAAGCTGAAGCGGACTCTGAAGCCGGATGCATCAATTTATTTCTGCGGAGATTGGCACACCTCCATTTCTATCCCGTTGGTTCTTGAGAAGCATTTTATTATCAGAAATAGAATTACCTGGGAACGTGAAAAGGGGCGGGGCGCTAAACAAAATTGGAAGAACAGTTCAGAAGATATCTGGTTCTGCACAGTTTCAAATAAGTTTACTTTCAATACCGACACAGTAAAACTGAAAAGAAAAGTTCTAGCGCCATACCGGGATTCGGACGGCAAACCGAAAGACTGGAATTCTAATTTAGACGGCGATTATCGTTTGACGCATCCGTCAAATATCTGGAATGATATTTCGGTCCCATTCTGGTCGATGGCTGAAAATACAGATCACCCGACGCAGAAACCGGAAAAATTGATTGCTAAACTTATTCTTGCCAGTACTAAGAAAGGCAAGATTGTTCTGGATCCGTTTCTTGGGAGCGGAACTTCATCGGTTGTTGCAAAAAAACTTGAAAGAAAATATGTCGGTATTGAAATCGATAAATATTATGCGTGCCTTGCGGAAAAACGTCTTGAAGCATCTGAAAAAATCAATGCAATTCAAGGTTATAAATATGGAGTTTTCTGGGAACGCAACACAGTTCCGGTGAGTATAAAACCGGAAAAAAGAAGCGGTAATGAGTGTTATTAA
- a CDS encoding peptidylprolyl isomerase: MKKILLLLFVFAGLLNAQQALDKIVAVVDNEIILQSEFEFRANLEAQQRNINPADTTFRRQVLNAMIEEKLLYAQAELDSITVTDDQVKQQLEYQINYFIQQYGSRERLEQVYGMPIEKLKRSLQDDTKKNLMAEMLKQKKFGQLDPSRKEIEEFYDTYKDSLGVVAEKFTIAHIFQNPKTGERVKKKARDFAESLLDSLKHGADFAKLATKYSDDPGSAAQGGDLGSVKRGVFFPEFEAAAFALAPNQISGVVESPVGFHIIQLLERRGEAIHTRHILIKVKSDDESDLKAIEFLTDIRDSIVKGKNTFEHYAKLYSDDKETAKFGGSLGTFEASQLDKQLLDIIYKLKEGEISFPKRLDVDKNVYGYHIVKLEKRIPQHKANMDLDFAELKRMTEYYKKQKLFAKWIEDIKSRIYWQVRL; the protein is encoded by the coding sequence ATGAAAAAAATTTTGTTATTATTATTTGTTTTTGCTGGATTATTAAATGCTCAGCAAGCATTAGATAAAATTGTAGCTGTTGTAGATAACGAAATAATCTTACAATCAGAATTTGAATTTAGAGCAAACCTGGAAGCGCAACAGAGAAATATTAATCCTGCCGATACAACTTTTAGAAGACAGGTTCTAAACGCGATGATTGAAGAAAAACTCCTATATGCCCAGGCGGAGCTTGATTCAATAACAGTAACAGACGACCAAGTAAAACAACAGCTGGAATACCAGATTAATTATTTTATACAACAGTATGGTTCGCGCGAACGCCTTGAACAGGTGTACGGTATGCCGATCGAAAAATTAAAAAGATCATTGCAAGATGATACTAAAAAGAATTTGATGGCTGAAATGCTCAAACAAAAAAAGTTTGGACAGCTGGATCCTTCAAGAAAAGAAATTGAAGAGTTTTATGATACATATAAAGATTCGCTGGGAGTAGTAGCGGAAAAATTTACAATTGCACATATCTTCCAGAATCCTAAAACCGGCGAGAGAGTGAAAAAGAAAGCAAGAGATTTTGCAGAATCGTTATTGGATTCTTTAAAACACGGAGCCGATTTTGCAAAACTTGCAACGAAATATTCGGATGATCCGGGCAGTGCGGCTCAAGGTGGAGATCTAGGATCTGTAAAACGCGGTGTCTTTTTCCCAGAATTCGAAGCAGCTGCTTTTGCACTGGCTCCAAATCAAATTTCCGGTGTTGTAGAATCTCCCGTGGGATTTCATATAATTCAATTGCTGGAAAGACGGGGTGAAGCAATACATACAAGACATATACTTATAAAAGTAAAAAGTGATGATGAATCGGATCTAAAAGCTATTGAGTTCCTAACGGATATTCGCGATAGTATTGTAAAAGGTAAAAACACTTTTGAACATTATGCAAAACTTTATAGTGATGATAAAGAAACTGCAAAGTTTGGAGGATCCCTTGGAACATTTGAAGCCAGTCAGCTTGATAAGCAGCTTCTCGATATTATTTATAAATTGAAAGAAGGCGAAATTAGTTTTCCTAAACGACTTGATGTAGATAAGAATGTTTATGGCTATCATATAGTTAAATTGGAAAAGAGAATTCCACAGCATAAAGCTAATATGGACTTGGATTTTGCGGAACTCAAGCGAATGACGGAATACTATAAAAAGCAGAAACTCTTTGCAAAGTGGATTGAGGATATTAAAAGTAGAATATATTGGCAAGTTCGGCTCTAG
- a CDS encoding peptidylprolyl isomerase, with protein sequence MRSAKLILLLLPLIILISCTSQNSNIVVAEFGGNKIYLDEFEKAYAKNSGGFEKAKNDSLSSLKQFLDLYVNYKMKLRDASVRGLKSDEDMKKEYLDYKMNIGKTLFLENKLYDPNLHQLYERRKTEYRVSHIFLLPDSTHSQQQIIDLGNQLIKRIQNGEDFAELAKQYSNDPYTSKQGGDVYFVTAGQINIPAIEDAIYSTEPGNIYPQLVSSGFGYHILKVTVRQPRKPSIEAAHILIPFADSTGVVDTVKALNKISDIEKQIKDGKNFGEMAAKYSADKGSAAKNGELGSFQRGQMVREFDEAAFNLKVGEVSSIVKTKFGFHLIRVNAISPLKSYDEEKNELKDMYDRTRYKFDLEKLMQDLKTEFSFVQNQVTYNKILANSDTLKIGPSYWTSNLRKQAGSDELFKINNKPYSCDSLFNNMIKVGSNLNMTVNGKILQDAIDQYAGVVLFREKALVYDKENPEFAKLLEDYENGMYLFKILEDEVWSKISIDSVKTYEFWQQTKENYRWKDRVELKEIYNQSDSLMNNCYSMAISGYSYDSLVAKYNRRSGYENKIGYNGLTAVDFNELAKQANSLKNIDDISKPFKFEDGWSIVKLLKREPARAKTFEEARAEASSLLQEKESKRLEDEYMNKLKNIYHPKMYYEELQQAFKQPQ encoded by the coding sequence ATGCGCAGCGCGAAGCTTATTCTTCTTCTTTTACCATTAATCATTCTTATCTCCTGCACATCCCAAAATTCAAATATAGTTGTTGCAGAATTTGGCGGTAATAAGATTTACTTAGATGAGTTTGAAAAAGCATACGCTAAGAATTCAGGCGGTTTTGAAAAAGCAAAGAATGATTCTTTATCATCACTTAAACAATTTCTTGATCTCTACGTTAATTATAAAATGAAATTACGCGATGCTTCTGTTCGCGGATTAAAATCAGATGAGGATATGAAGAAAGAGTACCTCGATTATAAAATGAATATCGGGAAGACTCTTTTTCTTGAGAATAAATTGTATGATCCGAACTTGCATCAACTTTACGAGAGAAGAAAAACAGAATACCGGGTAAGCCATATCTTTCTTCTACCCGATTCAACTCACAGTCAGCAGCAAATTATCGATCTTGGAAACCAACTTATTAAAAGGATCCAGAACGGTGAAGATTTTGCAGAACTTGCTAAACAATATTCAAACGATCCATATACAAGCAAGCAAGGTGGTGATGTTTACTTTGTTACTGCGGGACAAATAAATATTCCGGCAATTGAAGATGCAATTTACAGCACCGAACCTGGAAATATTTATCCTCAACTTGTCTCTTCTGGCTTCGGCTATCACATTCTCAAAGTTACTGTTAGACAACCGCGCAAACCTTCAATAGAAGCAGCTCATATTCTTATTCCTTTTGCAGATTCAACGGGAGTTGTTGATACAGTAAAAGCATTGAATAAAATAAGTGATATTGAAAAACAGATTAAAGACGGTAAAAATTTTGGTGAAATGGCAGCTAAGTATTCAGCAGACAAAGGGAGTGCAGCAAAAAATGGTGAACTAGGCTCCTTTCAACGCGGTCAAATGGTAAGAGAATTTGATGAAGCTGCATTCAATCTTAAAGTTGGAGAAGTTTCCTCAATTGTAAAAACAAAATTTGGATTTCATCTGATTCGCGTGAATGCAATTTCTCCATTAAAATCTTATGATGAGGAGAAAAATGAGTTAAAAGATATGTACGACCGCACCCGGTATAAATTTGATTTAGAAAAACTGATGCAAGATTTGAAAACCGAATTTAGTTTTGTGCAAAACCAGGTTACATATAATAAAATCCTTGCTAACAGCGACACACTTAAAATTGGTCCATCTTACTGGACAAGTAATTTGAGAAAACAGGCCGGCAGTGATGAACTTTTTAAAATTAACAACAAACCTTATTCATGTGATAGTCTATTTAATAATATGATAAAAGTTGGTTCGAACCTTAACATGACTGTCAACGGCAAAATTCTTCAGGATGCAATAGATCAATATGCGGGGGTTGTATTGTTTAGGGAAAAAGCTTTGGTATATGATAAAGAAAACCCAGAGTTCGCAAAGTTACTTGAAGATTATGAGAACGGAATGTATTTATTCAAAATTCTGGAAGATGAAGTTTGGTCCAAGATCTCAATTGATAGTGTAAAAACTTATGAATTCTGGCAGCAGACAAAAGAGAATTATAGATGGAAAGACCGGGTCGAATTGAAAGAAATATACAATCAAAGTGATTCATTAATGAATAACTGCTACTCAATGGCAATTTCCGGTTATTCGTATGATAGTTTAGTCGCTAAATATAATCGCCGGTCGGGATATGAAAATAAAATTGGTTATAATGGTTTGACTGCCGTTGATTTCAATGAACTGGCCAAGCAGGCAAATTCACTTAAAAACATTGACGATATATCGAAACCTTTCAAGTTCGAAGATGGATGGTCAATTGTAAAATTATTAAAACGTGAACCCGCTCGTGCTAAAACGTTTGAGGAAGCAAGAGCCGAAGCTTCAAGCCTTCTTCAAGAAAAAGAAAGCAAGCGCCTTGAAGATGAGTATATGAATAAATTAAAAAATATCTATCATCCCAAGATGTATTATGAAGAATTGCAGCAAGCATTTAAGCAGCCTCAATAA
- the metG gene encoding methionine--tRNA ligase, whose protein sequence is MANEKILVTSALPYANGNIHLGHLSGAYLPADIYVRYKRLKGDDILYVCGSDEHGVPITITADKEKVTPIQIIDRYHNMNKNAFEKFGMSFDIYSRTSLPIHHETAQQFFKSFHDQGILVEKKSMQFYDEKAKMFLPDRYVEGTCPRCGNEEARSDECERCGSLYDPSELKNPKSKISGETPVLKETSHWFFPLGKYQERLVKYVDEMNEKYGWKDNVLQYCKSWFNDGLKDRAVTRDLDWGVKVPLDGVNNKVLYVWFEAVLGYISAAKELSNKRNEPDLWKSYWQDLNTKYVAFIGKDNVVFHTIIFPAMLMAWNDANEDKFVLPQNVPANEFLNFEGKKFSKSRGWGIDVDEFLNLFPADLLRYTLAANLPENKDTDFFWKEFQGRTNNELADILGNFVNRTLTFAHKHFEGKVPVLGKLEKIDSDMLEYLKTQPLKIADLLERYKIKDAVFEMMNLARAGNKYFNDSEPWLNSKKNMEQCATTVNICLNTIFTLAEVFEPVIPFSSVKIFKMLNIRPTIWEKCGNVNMQAGHVLNEPEILFTKIEDKVIEELVHKLPHSDETPKEVIEEITIDDFKRVKLRVAKIIAAENVKKSDKLLKLQIDLGTEKRQLVAGIAKSYSPEELIGKKVMIVANLKAAKLFGVESQGMILAVDTPEEGKVKIIEIDESINLGTTAK, encoded by the coding sequence TTGGCTAATGAGAAAATCCTTGTTACTTCAGCGCTCCCTTATGCGAATGGTAATATTCATCTAGGACATCTAAGCGGTGCATATCTACCTGCTGATATATACGTCCGCTATAAACGCTTGAAGGGTGATGACATCCTTTATGTATGCGGTTCGGATGAACACGGTGTCCCGATAACAATCACTGCGGACAAAGAGAAAGTAACACCAATACAAATTATTGACCGTTACCATAACATGAACAAAAATGCTTTTGAAAAATTCGGAATGAGTTTCGATATCTATTCGCGCACAAGTTTGCCGATTCATCATGAAACCGCGCAGCAATTTTTCAAATCATTTCACGATCAAGGAATATTGGTTGAAAAAAAATCAATGCAGTTTTACGATGAAAAAGCGAAAATGTTTTTGCCTGACCGGTATGTAGAAGGAACTTGTCCTCGTTGCGGAAATGAAGAAGCCCGAAGCGATGAATGTGAAAGATGCGGTTCTCTTTACGATCCTTCCGAACTGAAAAATCCGAAAAGCAAAATTAGCGGCGAGACTCCAGTTTTGAAAGAAACTTCTCATTGGTTTTTCCCTTTGGGTAAATACCAGGAAAGATTAGTTAAATATGTAGATGAGATGAATGAAAAGTACGGTTGGAAAGATAACGTTCTTCAATATTGTAAGAGTTGGTTTAATGACGGACTAAAAGACCGTGCTGTAACACGCGATCTTGATTGGGGTGTAAAAGTACCACTCGACGGAGTTAATAATAAAGTTCTATACGTTTGGTTTGAAGCGGTTCTCGGATATATTTCTGCTGCAAAAGAACTCTCTAATAAACGCAACGAACCCGATTTGTGGAAATCGTATTGGCAAGATCTCAATACAAAATACGTCGCTTTCATTGGAAAAGATAACGTTGTATTTCATACAATTATTTTTCCTGCAATGCTAATGGCCTGGAACGATGCAAATGAGGATAAGTTTGTTTTACCGCAGAACGTTCCGGCTAATGAATTTTTGAATTTTGAAGGAAAGAAGTTTTCTAAATCACGAGGATGGGGAATTGATGTTGATGAATTTTTAAATTTATTCCCAGCCGATCTGCTTCGTTATACTCTTGCGGCAAATCTACCTGAAAATAAGGATACAGACTTTTTCTGGAAAGAGTTTCAAGGGCGTACAAACAATGAACTTGCCGACATTCTAGGAAATTTTGTAAACCGAACTCTCACATTTGCACACAAGCATTTTGAAGGTAAAGTCCCGGTTCTTGGAAAACTTGAGAAGATTGATTCTGATATGCTCGAATATTTGAAAACGCAACCGCTCAAAATTGCTGATCTTCTTGAGCGTTATAAAATTAAAGATGCTGTTTTTGAAATGATGAATCTTGCGCGTGCGGGAAATAAATATTTCAATGATTCCGAACCATGGTTAAACTCGAAAAAAAACATGGAACAATGTGCAACTACAGTTAATATATGCTTGAATACAATTTTTACTCTTGCTGAAGTATTCGAACCGGTGATTCCGTTTTCAAGCGTTAAGATTTTTAAAATGTTAAATATTAGACCAACTATTTGGGAAAAGTGCGGTAATGTAAATATGCAAGCCGGGCACGTGCTTAATGAGCCGGAAATTCTTTTCACAAAGATTGAAGATAAAGTGATTGAAGAGCTGGTGCACAAATTACCTCATAGCGATGAAACTCCAAAAGAAGTAATTGAAGAGATTACAATTGATGATTTCAAGCGGGTTAAATTACGTGTCGCAAAAATTATTGCAGCGGAAAATGTTAAGAAAAGCGATAAACTCTTAAAATTGCAAATTGATTTAGGAACCGAGAAACGCCAATTAGTTGCAGGTATCGCTAAAAGTTATTCTCCGGAAGAATTGATCGGAAAAAAAGTTATGATAGTAGCGAACTTAAAAGCGGCTAAACTTTTTGGAGTTGAATCCCAAGGAATGATTCTGGCCGTAGATACACCGGAAGAGGGAAAAGTAAAAATTATTGAGATTGACGAATCAATAAATCTTGGCACTACAGCTAAATAA